The sequence below is a genomic window from Wyeomyia smithii strain HCP4-BCI-WySm-NY-G18 chromosome 1, ASM2978416v1, whole genome shotgun sequence.
GTACGGAGATGAGAATGGGAGGCCAAAAAAGCATGTTTCTTCTTCCCCTTGGATGGCTTCAGATTCGTTCTCGGATGTGAGACTGGAACAGTAGCCCACCTAATGGCCCGTACGGTCACAGTGGCGGCACTTGTAAATCTTAGGAACTGGAGTAATGGATTCCGCCGCACGTTCAACGCGGAGATTTCGACGTGTTGGATTGGTTGTAGCTGAACTACTTTTTCTGTTGGTTGCGGGATGGTCTGTGCAGCAGCAGTACTGGCCGTGGGAGGGGCTGATCTTGCCTTTCTCTACAATCTTCTTCAGAGTGATGTCCAGGATGTCGTAATTTTGGCATTCGAATGTCCACATCCTTAGGTGACTTCAGCGTTAGCCCGCACACAAATGTTGGCTCGATTGACTCGTCACGAGTAGGTCATTTTCTTCACCGTTAGATGGCATTGGTACCGATTGTGGAGGGTAGACGACGAACTGCCAAGAATGGTTTTTAGTTTGGTAACTGTCTCCTCGAAGGTAAATTCTTTCGAGAACTTGGGAAGGATGAATGACATGTAACATTTGTGTGCTGTGTGGTTGAGCTTGCGAAGCAGTAGCTTTACGTACTTTTAGAAGAGATCCGAATACCTAGCAAACAACGAGTCCTAGGAATGGATATTTCGGTAAAGATCGCCTTTGGGCCTTCGGTGGTTATAAAAGAAAATATGTCAGGTTGATacataatttattattcaatgctGCACAAGTAGAAttgataattttaaattattagcATCCGAATTATGAAGGCATTCGTTAAAATTAATCTACTTTAATAAGTTTCAATTGTCGCTCCAGGTCTGTTATAAAACGCGCCGGAACTCTACtttcattcattattttgattttgttaGCGATTGTTGAGATGATTAGCTGTTCTCGTTTCTTCGCAGCCTCTTGCATAGCGGCGTGTTCCTTCTTTGCAGCTCGTTCCAGTTCGCGCAATTCCTTCTCCTTTTGATCGATTTGTCGTATTATGTCTGCCCGGTATTTTTCCCGATGTTGCTGCTTTTTTCTCTTATTTTCCTCCTCCCTCTGTTCCTCCTGTTTAAATTTTTCCACCGATTTGCGGTGATCCTGCTCGTCTCGAGCAATCTGCATAGCTCTTTCGGTTTTCACAGCTTCCAGCTGTGCGGCACGTGCATCGGCAATATGTTGTTCCATCTTACGTTTTTTGCGTGCAACTTCCTTCTCACGCCGTCTGAACTCGCGTTCCACTTGTTCCTGGCCCCTGCGCAAATCCATGTCATTTTTGGCTGACTTAGTTGCgagcagtttttgttgaattttaagCATTCGATCTTGTTTGCGCTCTTTAACATCTTcggatatttttttctccatcaacAGTTTCATCTGACGCTCGTTACGTTGTCGGGTATATTCCTGAACTTTGAGCTCTGCGATTCGTTGTTCCTCGAATTCCAGCTGCTTATAGTGAGCCGATAGTTCGTAGGCTTTCTTCAAATCATTACGGATCTGGATTCTTCGATCAGCTTTTTCCTTTTCTTTGCGCTTCTCTTCGATGGATATGGCAAGCTGAGCTTGCTTCAACACACGAGCCTCTTCTTCGATTCTCTCCgcagttttatatttttctctttctttaaACAACAATTGCTTTCGTATTTGTTCGGCATTCTGAACAGTTTCTAATTTGTTCTGTTGTCGCTTTTTTTCCTCTTCTCTCAGCGCCTTTTCGTTCTCCTCCAGCATCATTTTCTCCAGTCGTAACTCTTCCGCTTTTAGCTCCCGTTCTATTTCCTGCTTTTCAGCTATTTGCGCGTCCCGTATGATATGGCATTTAGCGGCTAATATTATTCTGTTAGCACGTTTGACCTCTTCCTCTTGCTCTTGTTTTGCGATGAAGGCTCTGTCAGTGATTTTACGAGCCGAACCGTCAAACTCTGTGTCCGGTATATCCCCTGAGGTTCCGCACTTGGTTTGATGCCCACGATCGATATCCTGCAGCTCTTTCTTTCGCCTCTCCGATTCATccaacatgttttttttctccaaCTCATTACGCTTGAACTCCGCCAGTTGTTGATCCATTGTTTTTAGCTTTGCTTTGGTTTTAAGCGTTTGATATTCTTGCTTTGGCCATACCATAACGTACGAGGCCATTTTTGCTGTTGATGATTAATTCCACGAATGGTTCTAATAACTAGTTTTTTAATAAGGAATAGAGACTGAAATCAGACTGCGGTCTATCGGCACATGCTATTCCTTCCTGCGGTAAACCAACAACTAAAGTTGTAGTTTAGCAACAGTTATAACAGAGCAGTGCGTGGTAAGCAGTTTGTCTGAGTAACCTTGGAGTTTGTTTGTAGCGCCGCCGTGGTGAAAGGTATCGATCAAGCAGAGCCGTACGCAGGATGTTCTTTCGAGGAGGGTAACTTTTCAACATTGAGATAAAAGTACAtttctttcaaagattaaaattcaactcaccAAACTGCTACATTAAATCGATAATCGTATATCAAATTTATTCATGTTCTTGTTTTACATCTTTTTTGTCTAAATCAACAGCCGGCCACCCAATTTTGCGGTGACCTGCCTAGTATGAGATATCTGATACCCTTAATTTTtccttttgctgtttttttgttgttgttgttcagtTTCGCTTAATAGTAAAAAGTATAGTGTTCTGTTCG
It includes:
- the LOC129721516 gene encoding cilia- and flagella-associated protein 45, whose amino-acid sequence is MASYVMVWPKQEYQTLKTKAKLKTMDQQLAEFKRNELEKKNMLDESERRKKELQDIDRGHQTKCGTSGDIPDTEFDGSARKITDRAFIAKQEQEEEVKRANRIILAAKCHIIRDAQIAEKQEIERELKAEELRLEKMMLEENEKALREEEKKRQQNKLETVQNAEQIRKQLLFKEREKYKTAERIEEEARVLKQAQLAISIEEKRKEKEKADRRIQIRNDLKKAYELSAHYKQLEFEEQRIAELKVQEYTRQRNERQMKLLMEKKISEDVKERKQDRMLKIQQKLLATKSAKNDMDLRRGQEQVEREFRRREKEVARKKRKMEQHIADARAAQLEAVKTERAMQIARDEQDHRKSVEKFKQEEQREEENKRKKQQHREKYRADIIRQIDQKEKELRELERAAKKEHAAMQEAAKKREQLIISTIANKIKIMNESRVPARFITDLERQLKLIKVD